The Nitrospiraceae bacterium genome segment TCTCGAGGTGCAAGACCCTAAAGCAGCAGCAGTGCTCGCTGCTTACCCAGAGGTCCGTTGGGCGGAAATCACACGCCGGGCTCTGAAGATCGGACTCGGGTACCTCAAAGGAGGGGAGCGTGAGTAAAGGAGGAACGTCTAGGGGTTGGAGGAACCGCCCTTTTCCACGGCGGCGCGGGCACGGGGATTGGTACCCCCTAACTCGAGATAACGCCTGAACGACTCCACGGCCTTCGGCTGATCGTTGATCTGATCCGCATACAACTCCCCTAACGAGAAATAGACGTCGGCATAGTTGGGATTGACAGCCACGGCTTTCCGCATGGCCTGCTCCGCTTCCGCATAGTTGCCCCGCTTCTGTTGAATCAACCCCAGCGTGTAATATGAATCCGGATTATTCGGCGCATGTTGGACCGCCAAATTGGCCGCAGACATCGCCTCGTCCAGATTCGGCAGCACTTCGAACCGCACGTAGCTCTTCAGCACATAGGCATCTCCAAACGCGGGATCGTATTCGATCGCCTTGTTCAGTCGTTCCAGCGCCTCGTCAGCAGACTTGCCGGCCTGCAGGAGGGCAAAGGCCTGCTCATACTGCGTTTTCGCTGCCTTTTGTCGTTCTGCCGGCGTCTGCGGTCCCGCCCCCATGATGAAGGCCGCCTTCCGTCCCTCCACCAGGATCGTATCGCCGTCTCCCTCCAAGCGAGAAAACAACGGGTGCTGCTTGCCTTGTGTCGCCTGTTCAACCTGCTGCTTGACGTATCTTCCCACTTCGGAGGCCATCAACCAGCCATTTTTGTCCTGATCGGCGCGGCCCTGAAGTCCGTCGATAAGCATCTGGATGAAAAGACTTTTCCCTTGGGTCTGACTCAACGTCTCGCCCTTGTCGGCCGCCGTCAGTATCTGCACCACCCGTTTTTCCGTATCCTCTTCAGGGGCCGACCGCCCTTCAAGCGACAATTGTTGAGCGGCGGTTTCTTCCCACCCCCGGACCGCTGCATTGAAAATCAGCAGCGTGTGTTTTGAAGCCGTCCGCCTGGTAAATTCCTTGAGCTGCTCAAAGGTGATCGCCTTTGAGACAGTTCCAAGCTGGGCATCCCACGGGACCAGATATCCAAGATCCTTTCCGGCTGAATCCTGGGTGATGCCCGCATGCCCGACAAAATACAGGACAAGTCGATCCTGCCTGCCGACTTTTCTCGGCAAGAAATCCGTGAGAGTTTGTTGCAGACGACGGAGACTTGCATCCTTGTCGTAGAGCTCGACAACCTCCTCAAATCCAAGCTGTCGAAGCGCGTGAGCGACGGTCTTGCCCTCGTCGACCGCGCCAGGAAGTTTCGGCGCAACCAGATAATTCTCAATCCCGATAATCACCGCCCAGGATTTGTAATAAAGAACCTCCGGCTTTCCCATTTGGGCAGAGACAGAAACACAGTTCCAGCTGAAGAAGAGACATGAGAGGATGATGATGAGCGAGGCTTGCTTATGTCGGAGCGTCGGCAAAGGCATTGGGGAGCTGTATGGGTGAACCGCCATACAAAATCAGCCTACTCTGGCCCCACAATCACTGTCAAGGAAACTAGCCTGTTAAAGACCGACAGGCCCAACAATCTCACGCTGTTAGTCCGACGGTTTCCTACACGCCCCGTACCAAGGTACAGTTGCAGATGCGCGTACCATTTCCGCATAATGCCGATCAGGCTTTTCTCAGTAAGCCGATTCGGGGTCTGACACCCGCCTGTCGAAGGAGTACTCATCTATGGCCGACAACATCGACACCCTGTTGAAGGAAAGTCGTATCTACCAACCGACTCCTGCCACCAGAGCGGCCGCCCACATTCAGGATTACGAGGCAGCGTACGCCAAATCGATCGCTGATCCTGAGCGATTCTGGGCAGAGGCTGCCAATCAACTCGAGTGGTTTCGTCCCTGGTCGAAGGTCCTCGAGTGGAATTATCCCTGGGCTAAGTGGTTCGTCGGAGCTACGTGTAACATTTCGCACAACTGCCTCGATCGACACCTCATGGCCGGTCGTAAAAACAAAGTCGCTGTCATTTGGGTGGGTGAAAACGACCAGGAACGGGTGTTCACCTACGGGGAACTGTCCCGACAGGTGAACCGTTGCGCGAACGCATTGAAAGCCTTAGGCATCAAGAAAGGCGACCGGGTCAGCATCTATCTCCCGAAAATTCCCGAGCAGATCATCGCCATGCTCGCCTGTGCCAGAATCGGTGCAATCCATAGCGTGGTCTATTCAGGATTCAGTGCGCCGGCTTTGGCCACGCGCATTCAGGACGCCGAGGCCCGCCTCGTGATCACCGCCGATGTCGGATACGATCGCGGTAAAGTTATTCAGCTCAAACCCGTCGTCGATCAAGCAGTGGCCCATTGCAAGTCCGTTGAACGTGTCGTGGTCGTGCGACGACTGAAACCGGAGATCGCCCTGTCTTCACCGAAAGAAATCGATTGGCATGACTGGCTCAAGCCGGAGAAGACCCTCTGCGAAGCAGAGCAGCTGGACTCTGAGACTCCACTCTACATCTTGTATACGTCCGGGACGACCGGTAAGCCCAAGGGAGTGGTGCACGTTCACGGCGGCTACATGGTCGGCACGTATTTGACGACGAAGTATGTGTTCGACCTCAAAGACGATGACGTGTACTTTTGCGTCGCGGATCCCGGCTGGGTCACGGGACATAGCTATATTGTCTATGGCCCGCTCCTAAACGGCGCGACGATCCTCACAGCTGAGGGGAAACCGGACTATCCAAATCCCGGTCGCTGGTGGGATCTGATCGCACGCTACGGCGTCTCGATCTTCTATACCACCCCCACCGCGATTCGCCTGCTCATGCGATACGGCGAAGAGTGGCCGAAACAATTCGATCTCTCCACGCTCCGCATCCTGGGCAGCGTGGGAGAGCCGATCAACCCGGAGGCCTGGGAGTGGTTTCATCGTGTCACGGGAGGAGAGAAACCGATTATGGATACGTGGTGGCAGACGGAAACGGGCTCTATCCTTATTACTCCTCTGCCGACCGTATCTTTGAAGCCTGGCTCAGCCACGAGGCCGTTCCTGGGCATCGAAGCCGACGTGGTGGACCGGGAAGGGAAGAGCCTCCCGGCCAATGCCGGCGGATTCGCCGTCATCAAGAAACCTTGGCCCTCGATGATGAGAACGATCTATAAAGATCCGGAGCGCTACAAGGCCTACTGGAATACGATTCCGAACTGCTATACCGCTGGTGATGTGTGCCACAAAGACGCGGATGGCTATATGTGGTTCATGGGTCGAGCAGACGACGTGATCAAAGTGGCGGGCAATCGGCTCGGCACGGCCGAAGTGGAGAGCGCGATCGTCAGTCACCCCGCTGTGGCGGAGGCGGCGGTCATCGGGAAGCCGCACAAAACGGTCGGCGAGTCCATCAAAGCCTTCATCATTCTGAAGCAGGGCGAAAAAGGAAGCGATGAGCTGATTCAATCGATCAAAGATCAGGTGATGCAAGAACTGGGGAAGATCGCCGTGCCGGCCGAGATCGACATCGTGGCTTCGCTCCCGAAAACTCGTTCCGGCAAAATCATGCGACGGGTGCTGAAAGCAAAGGAGCTTGGACAAGATCCCGGCGATATCTCGACCATTGAAGAGTAGCCGTCAGTCGTCAGCGTGCAGCGGTCAGCCAACCAAGGAGGCTGGTATGGTCCGATCTAGCTGGAGGATGAGTTTGGTCGTGGGCATGGTCATCGGCGGATTCCTCTGCGGCACTCTGGGCATGGCGCCAGCAGCGGAGTCGGATACAAAGGTGAAGAAGCCCAAAACCAGCCAGGAACCAAAAGCGGCAAAACCGAAGGGGGAAAAGCCCAAATTCAAGACGGCTGAAACAGCGGGAAAGGCAACGGCCTGCTTTGGAGTTGCTCCGAAGATCGACAAGGTTAGTCCAGATGAGGGCAAGCCCGGCGATAAGGTGACCATTACCGGAGCGAATTTCGGAAGCACCGAGTGTTTGCGCAGCGTCTCATTCGGTCCTGGTCACACAGCCACCTTCAAGATGGAGAGCGCAACGAAGATTACCGCAACCGTCCCGAGCGGCGGTCGGAAGGGATTGGCTATTCTGACGGTGACCACGGCATCAGGCGAGGATTCGAAGCCGTTCCTCGTGAAGTAACGACCGGGAATGTCGAATAATCAGCCTTCAGCAGAGCCGCGAGTCGAGCGCTGATGGCGACATCTTAAATCAGGCGATGCTTCTGCAAATATTCTTTGTCGATGACCGGTATGGACTTAGGAAGCTGATTTCGCTCTTGCAGCAGTCGCTCCACGTATTTGCCGATAAGGTCGGATTCGAGATTGACTGAATCCCCTGGTTGCTTCAGGCCGAGCGTCGTCACCTTGGCGGTGTGTGGGATGATGGCAACCGAGAATCCCTTCTCAGTCACGTCGTTGACTGTGAGACTAATCCCATCGACAGTGATCGACCCCTTCACCACACAGTAGCGCAGAATCTCGTGCGGCGCCTCGATCGTGAAAAAGATGGCGTTGCCCTCTTGATGACGGTCGCGAATAGTGCCCACTCCATCGACATGGCCGGCTACAAGATGCCCCCCGATGCGCTCGTTGAGTTTCATCGCCCGCTCGAGATTCACTGGGGCCCCTGTCGTCAAATGACCGAGCGTCGTCACCGATAGGGTCTCAGGAGAAACCTCCACCGCGAAGTTGCGCTCACCCTTGGTCACGACCGTGAGGCAAGTGCCGTTGATGCTGACGCTATCACCGATCTTGAGATCACTTAAAACGGTCGCGGCGAGAATCGTCAGTCTCGTCCCTGCGAGAGTCTTCTCTACTGCCGTTACGGCGCCCATTTCCTCTACGATGCCGGTGAACATAGAAAAGCTCTCAGCCGTCAGCGCTCAGCTACGATTCTTTCTTCAAGACTTGACGAACAACATAGGCGAAAACAACGATCAAGACAACCACGCCAATCGAAGCCAGTACCCCGATTACAATGTTTTCCGTCGCATACTCTTTCACAGTGGCCCATTATAGCACCGGGGCTATGCCCGTCTCATGGTCAGCCAGAACACCCCTGCCGCCAGCAGCTGAATGCCCGCAATGATGGCAAACGCATTCGCATAGCTCATCCGTTCGATTAACACCCCGGCGAGCAGCGGTCCGCTTGCGTGGCCGATGTCCATAATGGTCCCCTGCATCCCCATGCCTGCACCGAGCGTTTTGAATTCAGAACTATCGGCGACGAGCGCCGAGGAGGAAGACGAGACCACGGCTTCACCAAATCCGAATCCCGCAGAAAGGACAAGCAAGAAAGCAAAGAGCGAGACATGCGGTATACAGACGAAGGTTGCTGCGCAAATCAGCAATCCGATCATGATGAGCGGCTGCCTCCCCAGCCGATCGGATACCCGCCCCATGATCGGCTTCGAACAGAACGACGTGAACGCTTGCACGGTAAAGAGAAGACCGACTTCGCCAGGGTTTAATCCAGCGGCCACGCCATAGAGCGGGAGGAACGCCATAAGGGCCCCATTGGCAATCATCTTGGCGGCATCCGTGGAGCTGGTAATCAGAACCTTCCGGTTTTTCGCCATGATCGTAAAACCTTTCCACATCTCCGCCAGTAGTGGCGTGAGCCCTTTCTCATGAAGCCGTGGCGGGGGTGCATTCAGGCGGAGGCTATAAAAGATTGCAACGGCAACACAGCCAAAGACTCCCGCCGTCACGAACGCGGATGAGAACCCGGCGGCATAGACAAGATAGCCTCCGATAAAGGGACCCAGTAGGGCGCCGGATTGCGTACAGGCGGTATAAGTCCCGAGTGCGGCGCCGCGTCGCTCGCGATAGAGCTCAGCCACGGTCGCCAGAGCGCTCGGCGCGAAAATCGCCGTAGCAAGTCCATGGACGAACCGCAAAGTTGTCAGCACATTCAAATCGGATACGAATGGATAAAGAAAGGGCGGCAACCCGAAAGCCACGACCCCGATGCGCAATAGCAGCCGCCGGCCATAAATGTCTGACAGCGCACCAGACGGCAGCTTGAGGAACACCCCGGTGAGAGTTGAGACCGACACGATCAGGCCGATACGTTCTGGGCCGGCCCCCAGCGATTCCGCAAACAAGGCCAAGACAGGCATGCGCACCATGTTGTAGCTGATGAAACAGAATACGCCGATCGTACAGAGCAAAATAAAACTGCGCGTGGTGGTCATGGTTTTGTCGTTTTCGTTTGACCGGAGAGAGGTGGAATCTGCTGACGTCCCAACGCACCTTTCAAGAAGGCCACGTCCTCTGCTGGCAGCGAAGGAGGATCCGTTGCCTCAAAGAGGACCCGCTCCGGGCGCTCACGCATCTCTAAACCCAAACGGTTCACGACCTCGACTCCTTTTGCCAGCTTGCGCGCGATGATCCCGCTTATAAGCGGACGAAGCAGTGACATCAGCCCTGACAGGATGCGATTGTCCAATTTCGTATACGAGACCATCGTGCTATCCATCGCCTCGGCTCCGCCAGCCTCTTTCACCGGATTCATTCTGAGGAACACGACAGCCTTCCCCGTCATGTTCGGAAGCAACCGGCTGTGGTGAGATCCCACGAGATAGTAGATCCGTGATGACCGATCCTGACAGACAAGTTCCACGATCCCCTCGGTTCCTTCGCCATCGTTACCCCAATAACGACCTGCACCTTGTCTTTCCGCTTTGTACAGACCCAGATCAAGTCGATTGATCAAGGCCGCGGCGAGAGGGGGACGATCCAGGAGATACTGATACATCGACTCCGACAAAGCAGCCCGAATCGGCCCCACGGCATTCACGGTCGTATAGTTGCCGATGATAGATTGCAGCCGGCAGGCCCAATCGGGATCGACGTTCTCCACAGGGAACGTCACACCTGCATGTTGAGGCGTGAGAACGCAGGATTCCGCCCGTACCAAACCAGGAAGGCTGGTTGCGCCCAGCCCCATCAGAAGGACAAAAACCATCGGCCCATCACTTCGCACTATCAACCAGCCTGGGCTCATGAGACCGGTTTCTGGACCGAAATCATGACATGGATGGGAAAGAGCTGGCGAGGGTCTTGTCGGAGTCGCGCCTGCCGCAACAAGATATCAACTGACGGTACGACAAGCGCCTCGAACGAGACTTGCCCGTTCGTCACGACTGTGAGCGGCTTGGCCGAGTCGATCAAGTAGTCGTTGAGAAACAAGCTGTAGCGCTGCACGCGCTTTGTCTCGACCTCGATACGGTTTGGCGCCGCGATTGTCGCTTCCAACGTGGCGTACTGCTTGCGCTTGGTGAGTTCATCGCGTTTATTGATGAGATCGTCCGAGAAGGCTGCGATCTCATCTGTGGCATCGATGCGCACCCAGCCGAAGGCCTGGAAATGACTCGCCTCTCGCACCAGTCGTATTGTGGCGGGAAAGGGATTGCGACGTTGAGCATTGAACCATGCAACCAGAGCCGGCAATTCTTCTCGCGGGAAATAATGTCCGCCGGCCATCGGGTGTTCCCGTTGATGCTCTCGATAGATGTGGGAATAGCCTAGGTTTGCCAGTTCGCGTGAAATGGTTCGGCTCAATTCCACGGGCATCACCTGATCCTTGGCTCCATGAATCATATAGACAGGAGTCGATTGAAGATTCGCCAAAAACGGCAGCAGGACATCATCCAGTCCCCCCGCCATCGGTGCAATCCCGGCAAACGTCGGAGCCTGGTGCATCCCGATCAGCCAGGTACCGATTCCCCCGTTCGACATACCGGTGAGAAAGATCCGATCAGGGTCGACGTGATAGCGTCGCTGGACCGAATGGATTGTCGCCATGACCAGATCTTCCGCCCATCTCGTGAACCACGCTCCCGCCGGGTAGGTGGGACAGGCAAGGACGTAATCCTCCCCGAGCCTAGCCTGCCACCGTTCCAGGTAAGCCTCGCCGGAAAATCCGGCTCCGTGCAAACAGACAACCAGCCCATACCCCTTGCTCGGCTGATACGTCTGCGGCACGAACAGCGCGAGGTGGTAGGTGCGCCCCTGCACCATGATCTGCTCATCCGGCATTGTTCCAACCGGCTGAGCCTTATACTCGCGCCCCGTTTGGATCAGTCGCGTGATAGTGTCGATCGAGGCATCCGGATCAGCGACGATGTCCTGTAACGTTCGTTCTGCTTGCTCCGCATCCGCGACGTCGAGATACTGAAGCACCAGTTGAACAAGACCGGGACGGGCCGATTTCGGCGGTTCGGCCCAACCGATGCTGGCCACGAGCGTGACCAGACCGATGAGTACGCCAATGATGGACGTGAGTTTCAGAGATCGCCCTCCACCACAACATCGTCCCCCAGGCGGCGGACGGTGACGTTCCGGAGCTTCATCGATTGAGCCAATCGTCCTGGGCTCCGATCACCGATGACGGCACGTGCATCCTGGCCGCCCATGAGCGTGGGCGCCATATAAAGAACGACGTGATTGACCAGCTTCGATCGTAACGCCACTGCGTTGAGTGTACTTCCGCCTTCAATGAGGACTGACGTCACGCCGTTCTTACCTAGATATGCCATTAACGCCCGGAGGACCAGGCGACCGCGAACCGACGGTAGCATTGCGACTTCAATCCCTCGTTGCTCGAGTAGACGTACTTTGGCCCGAGATACCTTGGATGTTGTGGCAATCAATGTCCGCGCATGCTTCGAAAAGACCTTGGCTGACGGAGGCACGCGAAGACGGCTGTCCGCGACGACACGCAACGGCTGACGCGCAGCCAGTTTGAGGGGATACCCGGAAATCCGGGCGGTCAAGGAAGGATCGTCCTTGATGACCGTGCCGCTCCCGACCAGAATGGCGTCGACCGTTCGTCTGAGCTGATGCACCTCTTGTCGCGCCTTGGCGCCCGTGATCCATCGCGACTCTCCTCGGGCCGTGGCAATCTTTCCATCCAGCGTCATTCCTGCTTTCAGAATAACGTACGGACGACCTGTACTAACCCAAT includes the following:
- a CDS encoding caspase family protein; translated protein: MPLPTLRHKQASLIIILSCLFFSWNCVSVSAQMGKPEVLYYKSWAVIIGIENYLVAPKLPGAVDEGKTVAHALRQLGFEEVVELYDKDASLRRLQQTLTDFLPRKVGRQDRLVLYFVGHAGITQDSAGKDLGYLVPWDAQLGTVSKAITFEQLKEFTRRTASKHTLLIFNAAVRGWEETAAQQLSLEGRSAPEEDTEKRVVQILTAADKGETLSQTQGKSLFIQMLIDGLQGRADQDKNGWLMASEVGRYVKQQVEQATQGKQHPLFSRLEGDGDTILVEGRKAAFIMGAGPQTPAERQKAAKTQYEQAFALLQAGKSADEALERLNKAIEYDPAFGDAYVLKSYVRFEVLPNLDEAMSAANLAVQHAPNNPDSYYTLGLIQQKRGNYAEAEQAMRKAVAVNPNYADVYFSLGELYADQINDQPKAVESFRRYLELGGTNPRARAAVEKGGSSNP
- the acs gene encoding acetate--CoA ligase encodes the protein MADNIDTLLKESRIYQPTPATRAAAHIQDYEAAYAKSIADPERFWAEAANQLEWFRPWSKVLEWNYPWAKWFVGATCNISHNCLDRHLMAGRKNKVAVIWVGENDQERVFTYGELSRQVNRCANALKALGIKKGDRVSIYLPKIPEQIIAMLACARIGAIHSVVYSGFSAPALATRIQDAEARLVITADVGYDRGKVIQLKPVVDQAVAHCKSVERVVVVRRLKPEIALSSPKEIDWHDWLKPEKTLCEAEQLDSETPLYILYTSGTTGKPKGVVHVHGGYMVGTYLTTKYVFDLKDDDVYFCVADPGWVTGHSYIVYGPLLNGATILTAEGKPDYPNPGRWWDLIARYGVSIFYTTPTAIRLLMRYGEEWPKQFDLSTLRILGSVGEPINPEAWEWFHRVTGGEKPIMDTWWQTETGSILITPLPTVSLKPGSATRPFLGIEADVVDREGKSLPANAGGFAVIKKPWPSMMRTIYKDPERYKAYWNTIPNCYTAGDVCHKDADGYMWFMGRADDVIKVAGNRLGTAEVESAIVSHPAVAEAAVIGKPHKTVGESIKAFIILKQGEKGSDELIQSIKDQVMQELGKIAVPAEIDIVASLPKTRSGKIMRRVLKAKELGQDPGDISTIEE
- a CDS encoding IPT/TIG domain-containing protein, with amino-acid sequence MVRSSWRMSLVVGMVIGGFLCGTLGMAPAAESDTKVKKPKTSQEPKAAKPKGEKPKFKTAETAGKATACFGVAPKIDKVSPDEGKPGDKVTITGANFGSTECLRSVSFGPGHTATFKMESATKITATVPSGGRKGLAILTVTTASGEDSKPFLVK
- a CDS encoding riboflavin synthase, with amino-acid sequence MFTGIVEEMGAVTAVEKTLAGTRLTILAATVLSDLKIGDSVSINGTCLTVVTKGERNFAVEVSPETLSVTTLGHLTTGAPVNLERAMKLNERIGGHLVAGHVDGVGTIRDRHQEGNAIFFTIEAPHEILRYCVVKGSITVDGISLTVNDVTEKGFSVAIIPHTAKVTTLGLKQPGDSVNLESDLIGKYVERLLQERNQLPKSIPVIDKEYLQKHRLI
- a CDS encoding MFS transporter, encoding MTTTRSFILLCTIGVFCFISYNMVRMPVLALFAESLGAGPERIGLIVSVSTLTGVFLKLPSGALSDIYGRRLLLRIGVVAFGLPPFLYPFVSDLNVLTTLRFVHGLATAIFAPSALATVAELYRERRGAALGTYTACTQSGALLGPFIGGYLVYAAGFSSAFVTAGVFGCVAVAIFYSLRLNAPPPRLHEKGLTPLLAEMWKGFTIMAKNRKVLITSSTDAAKMIANGALMAFLPLYGVAAGLNPGEVGLLFTVQAFTSFCSKPIMGRVSDRLGRQPLIMIGLLICAATFVCIPHVSLFAFLLVLSAGFGFGEAVVSSSSSALVADSSEFKTLGAGMGMQGTIMDIGHASGPLLAGVLIERMSYANAFAIIAGIQLLAAGVFWLTMRRA
- the ribD gene encoding bifunctional diaminohydroxyphosphoribosylaminopyrimidine deaminase/5-amino-6-(5-phosphoribosylamino)uracil reductase RibD, which gives rise to MITAAQDLRFMTVALRLAAKGRGKTSPNPMVGALVVAQGRIVGRGYHHGPGQPHAEILALQEAGPRTLRATLYVTLEPCHHVDKRTPPCVPAVIESGVRRVVVAMIDPNPSVKGRGVAQLRRAGVTVTVGVAREEAENLNRTYVHWVSTGRPYVILKAGMTLDGKIATARGESRWITGAKARQEVHQLRRTVDAILVGSGTVIKDDPSLTARISGYPLKLAARQPLRVVADSRLRVPPSAKVFSKHARTLIATTSKVSRAKVRLLEQRGIEVAMLPSVRGRLVLRALMAYLGKNGVTSVLIEGGSTLNAVALRSKLVNHVVLYMAPTLMGGQDARAVIGDRSPGRLAQSMKLRNVTVRRLGDDVVVEGDL